CTTGATCCGCCCGCTCCCTGTCACGGCGAACCGCTTGGCGGCTCCCCTCTTGGTCTTACACTTGGGCATTGCGTTCTCCCTTGGGCGGCGTCTTGGTCGGGACCACGATCACCGACATGTTGCGTCCTTCCAGCCGCGGCTCGCCTTCGGCCTGTGCGACATCCGAGATCGTGGCCAGGACCTTCGCCAACATCGTCTTGCCCATCTCGGGCCGCGTGATCTCGCGGCCCTTGAAGAACACCGTCACCTTCACGCGGTGGCCGGCGGCCAGGAAGCGCTTGATGTGGCTGGTCTTGAACTCGATGTCGTGCGCCTCCGTTCGCGATCGCAGCTTCACTTCCTTCATCTGCTGGGCAGTGGAAGTGCTCTTCTTGCGCGATTCCTGGACCTTCTTTCGTTCCTCGTAGCGGAACTTGTGAAAGTCCATGA
The nucleotide sequence above comes from Candidatus Binatia bacterium. Encoded proteins:
- the infC gene encoding translation initiation factor IF-3, encoding MARRAQPHRRWRCTIAKSQDFRINNEIRAREVRLIDSKGEQLGIMTMADAREIAEQRQMDLVEVAGDAQPPVVRIMDFHKFRYEERKKVQESRKKSTSTAQQMKEVKLRSRTEAHDIEFKTSHIKRFLAAGHRVKVTVFFKGREITRPEMGKTMLAKVLATISDVAQAEGEPRLEGRNMSVIVVPTKTPPKGERNAQV